One window of the Montipora foliosa isolate CH-2021 chromosome 4, ASM3666993v2, whole genome shotgun sequence genome contains the following:
- the LOC138000209 gene encoding amine oxidase [flavin-containing] A-like has product MQSWMERSVDVVVIGGGISGLCAAKLLALEYGISVVVLEARNRVGGRTNTVEDARFKYSDLGGAYVGPTQNRILRVAKELGIQTYKVYNEGNIVELLGGKRRLFAGDLSTWNPVAILDYYNMIRTLDNMSEEIPLDQPWTAPKANEWDSMTVREFFDKACWTNYAKKRMVQVFNDAMAAEPKQMSLLYYLWYLKSGDGVLRVAAIENAGQERKFIGGSQQISNRIKDKLGDMVILNSPACRLQQDADHVVVTCEDGKKYQAKFAISAMPQALLNSVAFEPPLPPLKNQLIQRIPMGSVIKTVTFYKKAFWREKGLNGVLVSDSSPAYVTVDDTKPDGSYPAIMSFIIGDQALYWCTKTQEERKQASCEQYAKAFDSEEALHPTHYIDRNWPAEKYSGGCYVSLMPCGVMTNFGKSLREPIGRVYFAGTETATVWSGYMDGAVQAGERAAREVLFAMGKISKQDIHQTEPPSPDVPPVPCQLTTFQRWLPTVPVFLCTVTAITSLVGFASFRHYLK; this is encoded by the exons ATGCAAAGCTGGATGGAGAGGTCTGTCGACGTTGTTGTTATTGGGGGCGGAATAAGCGGTCTCTGTGCAGCAAAGTTACTCGCGTTAGAGTATGGAATAagtgttgttgttttagagGCAAGAAATAGAGTTGGTGGACGAACGAACACCGTAGAGGATGCTAGGTTTAAGTATTCCGACCTCGGCGGTGCTTATGTGGGACCAACCCAGAACAGAATTTTACGCGTAGCGAAAGAACTTGGCATACAAACATACAAAGTGTACAATGAAGGCAACATCGTCGAGCTTCTGGGTGGGAAAAGACGACTTTTCGCGGGAGATTTGTCGACATGGAATCCTGTAGCTATTTTAGACTATTACAACATGATACGTACTTTGGATAACATGAGTGAGGAAATTCCGTTAGACCAGCCATGGACAGCGCCGAAAGCCAATGAATGGGATAGCATGACGGTGAGAGAGTTTTTCGACAAGGCGTGCTGGACGAATTATGCGAAGAAGCGAATGGTGCAAGTGTTCAATGATGCAATGGCGGCTGAGCCGAAACAAATGTCTTTGCTGTATTACTTGTGGTACCTCAAGTCAGGTGATGGAGTGTTAAGGGTAGCTGCTATTGAAAATGCTGGCCAGGAACGGAAATTCATCGGGGGATCTCAGCAGATTAGTAATAGAATAAAAGACAAGCTTGGAGATATG GTAATTTTAAACAGCCCAGCCTGTCGCCTGCAGCAAGATGCAGATCACGTGGTGGTAACATGTGAAGATGGCAAAAAATACCAGGCAAAGTTTGCTATCAGTGCAATGCCTCAAGCTCTTCTGAATAGTGTGGCGTTCGAGCCACCCCTTCCTCCTTTGAAAAACCAATTGATTCAGAGGATTCCAATGGGCTCCGTCATAAAGACTGTAACCTTTTACAAGAAAGCATTTTGGCGTGAAAAAGGATTGAATGGTGTGCTTGTATCTGATTCCAGTCCTGCTTATGTCACTGTCGATGATACCAAGCCAGATGGATCGTACCCAGCCATCATGAG TTTTATCATCGGTGACCAAGCCCTTTACTGGTGCACAAAGACTcaggaagaaagaaagcaagCAAGTTGTGAACAGTATGCCAAGGCTTTCGATAGTGAAGAAGCTCTTCATCCAACTCACTATATTGACAGAAACTGGCCAGCAGAAAAGTATTCTGGAGGATGTTATGTCAGTCTTATGCCTTGTGGAGTCATGACAAATTTTGGCAAAAGTCTGCGGGAGCCCATTGGCCGTGTGTACTTTGCTGGAACAGAAACAGCCACAGTTTGGTCAG GATACATGGATGGCGCTGTCCAAGCTGGTGAGCGAGCTGCAAGGGAGGTGTTGTTTGCAATGGGCAAGATATCCAAACAAGATATTCACCAAACTGAACCCCCATCACCAGATGTTCCACCTGTTCCCTGTCAACTGACAACTTTTCAGCGCTGGTTGCCAACTGTACCTGTCTTTTTATGCACTGTTACTGCAATCACATCTTTAGTGGGTTTTGCTTCATTCAGGCATTACTTGAAATAA
- the LOC138000212 gene encoding copper transport protein ATOX1-like: protein MATRHEFQVEMTCEGCSGAVTRVLNKKGGIDNIKVDLEKQRVYVTSALSADELLETIKKAGKSCSYIGTA, encoded by the exons ATGGCCACG CGTCACGAGTTCCAGGTGGAAATGACTTGTGAGGGTTGCTCAGGTGCTGTCACCCGTgtgctcaacaaaaaag GGGGAATTGACAACATCAAAGTAGACTTGGAAAAACAACGTGTTTATGTTACATCTGCACTGTCAGCAGATGAACTGTTGGAAACAATCAAGAAGGCTGGGAAAAGCTGTTCGTACATTGGTACTGCTTGA
- the LOC138000211 gene encoding stromal interaction molecule 1-like isoform X2, protein MAISGIIYVLLHGLVLNGIFRGGQTRTGIDNLTDGEKLVFDAVTKIHLHLDDDRNGKVDLSESNEFMREELKVTDEDRHSHFHGDDDLISVEELWKSWVQSEVNKWSNKDVVDWLTNSVHLPQYAEVFHKAAINGSHIPRLAIENGLLQNELGIKDPKHRKKIGLRAMDIVLFGPPFSHSFLKDVVVAFSVLVATVGCWMAVLQKRKAKEQMERMMKDMKILQQAEDGLQELQIRLAKAEDDHHMAITEKLDLEARLKEELQITKYEAQQLSQARVGTEEQMQRLKFAEEELAQVQQALKKAEKELEYQSWKAPSVLKQWLLITFDKETKHFHHKRTVALKQMKEAKEACERVKKKRGSLMGSLRLAHDLSIDEVDQKILSARSALADVTNDLEERQHRWSQIESLCGFQIMSQNSFGVGSAMRDRTGSAIAQALVNVANVAGVSSGRKISASASPWKALSDTKLMEHGNEDLPPTYSAATANIAIADVSIEKSSGDNLENSVCSNQEHGHVDGHTLSGSDVKASQSLADSKSSHPKLSLGAEAMINGFAESDTTRVSIEQSLSSGHSPEEDASANDILSDSLSGKNKKRLSWFGKRQDSTTESESSSATENEDETRRKARWLWRSAVRKSKGQSSTASKSDHVVRRTSSIEKLKSG, encoded by the exons ATGGCAATATCTGGCATCATTTACGTGCTTTTACATGGGCTAGTGTTAAATGGAATCTTCAGAGGAGGTCAAACTAGGACTG GAATAGACAATTTAACTGATGGTGAGAAGTTGGTCTTTGACGCTGTCACCAAAATACATCTTCACCTGGATGATGATAGAAATGGAAAAGTCGACTTGAGTGAATCCAATGAG TTCATGCGTGAAGAATTAAAAGTTACTGATGAGGACCGACACTCACACTTTCATGGTGATGATGATTTAATCTCTGTGGAGGAACTTTGGAAAAGCTGGGTTCAGAGTGAAG ttaacaaGTGGTCAAACAAAGATGTTGTCGACTGGCTTACAAATTCTGTTCATCTTCCACAATATGCTGAAGTCTTTCATAAAGCAGCTATCAATGGATCACATATACCACG GCTTGCCATTGAAAATGGTTTACTCCAAAATGAACTTGGGATAAAGGACCCAAAGCATCGCAAGAAGATTGGTTTACGTGCAATGGACATTGTTCTTTTTGGACCTCCATTCA GCCACAGTTTTTTGAAGGATGTGGTTGTAGCATTTTCTGTATTAGTTGCAACTGTGGGCTGCTGGATGGCTGTGCTGCAGAAACGCAAAGCAAAAGAGCAAATGGAGAGAATGATGAAAGACATGAAAATTCTCCAACAAGCTGAGGATGGTCTGCAAGAATTACAAATAAG ATTGGCTAAAGCTGAGGATGACCATCATATGGCTATAACAGAAAAACTTGACTTAGAGGCAAGGCTGAAGGAAGAACTGCAGATTACAAAg TATGAAGCACAGCAGTTATCACAAGCTCGGGTGGGAACAGAAGAACAAATGCAACGGTTGAAATTTGCAGAGGAAGAGCTAGCACAG GTTCAGCAAGCCCTTAAGAAGGCTGAAAAAGAGCTTGAGTACCAGTCCTGGAAAGCACCATCTGTTTTAAAGCAATGGCTCCTGATTACGTTTGATAAAGAAACCAAGCACTTCCATCACAAAAGAACTGTGGCACTAAAGCAGATGAAGGAAGCTAAAGAGGCT TGCGAAAGAGTAAAGAAGAAGCGTGGCAGCTTAATGGGTTCCCTTCGTCTGGCTCATGATCTGTCTATTGATGAAGTTGATCAGAAGATTCTCAGTGCAAG ATCAGCTCTTGCTGATGTCACCAACGACCTTGAAGAACGGCAGCACCGATGGTCTCAAATAGAATCCCTGTGTGGATTTCAGATCATGTCACAAAACTCATTTGGTGTTGGTAGTGCCATGCGTGATCGCACCGGATCAGCTATAGCACAAGCTCTTGTTAATGTTGCTAATGTGGCTGGAGTTAGTTCAGGCAGGAAAATCTCTGCTAGTGCAAGTCCTTGGAAAGCATTATCTGATACCAAACTAATGGAGCATGGCAATGAGGATTTGCCACCAACGTATTCCGCTGCAACTGCTAACATAGCTATTGCTGATGTGAGTATAGAAAAGTCATCTGGAGATAATTTAGAAAATTCAGTTTGTAGTAATCAAGAGCATGGTCATGTTGACGGCCATACTTTGTCAGGGTCTGATGTCAAAGCATCCCAGTCTCTGGCTGATTCCAAAAGTAGTCATCCAAAACTTAGTTTAGGTGCTGAAGCCATGATAAATGGTTTTGCAGAGTCAGATACTACACGGGTGTCCATAGAACAGTCGTTGTCATCTGGACACTCACCAGAAGAAGACGCCTCAGCAAATGACATCCTATCTGATTCTCTCtcgggaaaaaacaaaaaaagattgaGTTGGTTTGGGAAGCGACAAGATTCCACCACGGAAAGTGAGTCATCGTCAGCTACTGAAAATGAAGATGAGACCCGACGGAAGGCCAGGTGGCTGTGGAGATCAGCTGTGCGCAAGTCCAAAGGACAAAGCAGCACAGCAAGTAAATCTGATCATGTCGTGCGAAGGACCTCATCTATTGAAAAGTTGAAATCAGGTTGA
- the LOC138000211 gene encoding stromal interaction molecule 1-like isoform X1: MAISGIIYVLLHGLVLNGIFRGGQTRTGIDNLTDGEKLVFDAVTKIHLHLDDDRNGKVDLSESNEFMREELKVTDEDRHSHFHGDDDLISVEELWKSWVQSEVNKWSNKDVVDWLTNSVHLPQYAEVFHKAAINGSHIPRLAIENGLLQNELGIKDPKHRKKIGLRAMDIVLFGPPFISGHSFLKDVVVAFSVLVATVGCWMAVLQKRKAKEQMERMMKDMKILQQAEDGLQELQIRLAKAEDDHHMAITEKLDLEARLKEELQITKYEAQQLSQARVGTEEQMQRLKFAEEELAQVQQALKKAEKELEYQSWKAPSVLKQWLLITFDKETKHFHHKRTVALKQMKEAKEACERVKKKRGSLMGSLRLAHDLSIDEVDQKILSARSALADVTNDLEERQHRWSQIESLCGFQIMSQNSFGVGSAMRDRTGSAIAQALVNVANVAGVSSGRKISASASPWKALSDTKLMEHGNEDLPPTYSAATANIAIADVSIEKSSGDNLENSVCSNQEHGHVDGHTLSGSDVKASQSLADSKSSHPKLSLGAEAMINGFAESDTTRVSIEQSLSSGHSPEEDASANDILSDSLSGKNKKRLSWFGKRQDSTTESESSSATENEDETRRKARWLWRSAVRKSKGQSSTASKSDHVVRRTSSIEKLKSG; the protein is encoded by the exons ATGGCAATATCTGGCATCATTTACGTGCTTTTACATGGGCTAGTGTTAAATGGAATCTTCAGAGGAGGTCAAACTAGGACTG GAATAGACAATTTAACTGATGGTGAGAAGTTGGTCTTTGACGCTGTCACCAAAATACATCTTCACCTGGATGATGATAGAAATGGAAAAGTCGACTTGAGTGAATCCAATGAG TTCATGCGTGAAGAATTAAAAGTTACTGATGAGGACCGACACTCACACTTTCATGGTGATGATGATTTAATCTCTGTGGAGGAACTTTGGAAAAGCTGGGTTCAGAGTGAAG ttaacaaGTGGTCAAACAAAGATGTTGTCGACTGGCTTACAAATTCTGTTCATCTTCCACAATATGCTGAAGTCTTTCATAAAGCAGCTATCAATGGATCACATATACCACG GCTTGCCATTGAAAATGGTTTACTCCAAAATGAACTTGGGATAAAGGACCCAAAGCATCGCAAGAAGATTGGTTTACGTGCAATGGACATTGTTCTTTTTGGACCTCCATTCA TTTCAGGCCACAGTTTTTTGAAGGATGTGGTTGTAGCATTTTCTGTATTAGTTGCAACTGTGGGCTGCTGGATGGCTGTGCTGCAGAAACGCAAAGCAAAAGAGCAAATGGAGAGAATGATGAAAGACATGAAAATTCTCCAACAAGCTGAGGATGGTCTGCAAGAATTACAAATAAG ATTGGCTAAAGCTGAGGATGACCATCATATGGCTATAACAGAAAAACTTGACTTAGAGGCAAGGCTGAAGGAAGAACTGCAGATTACAAAg TATGAAGCACAGCAGTTATCACAAGCTCGGGTGGGAACAGAAGAACAAATGCAACGGTTGAAATTTGCAGAGGAAGAGCTAGCACAG GTTCAGCAAGCCCTTAAGAAGGCTGAAAAAGAGCTTGAGTACCAGTCCTGGAAAGCACCATCTGTTTTAAAGCAATGGCTCCTGATTACGTTTGATAAAGAAACCAAGCACTTCCATCACAAAAGAACTGTGGCACTAAAGCAGATGAAGGAAGCTAAAGAGGCT TGCGAAAGAGTAAAGAAGAAGCGTGGCAGCTTAATGGGTTCCCTTCGTCTGGCTCATGATCTGTCTATTGATGAAGTTGATCAGAAGATTCTCAGTGCAAG ATCAGCTCTTGCTGATGTCACCAACGACCTTGAAGAACGGCAGCACCGATGGTCTCAAATAGAATCCCTGTGTGGATTTCAGATCATGTCACAAAACTCATTTGGTGTTGGTAGTGCCATGCGTGATCGCACCGGATCAGCTATAGCACAAGCTCTTGTTAATGTTGCTAATGTGGCTGGAGTTAGTTCAGGCAGGAAAATCTCTGCTAGTGCAAGTCCTTGGAAAGCATTATCTGATACCAAACTAATGGAGCATGGCAATGAGGATTTGCCACCAACGTATTCCGCTGCAACTGCTAACATAGCTATTGCTGATGTGAGTATAGAAAAGTCATCTGGAGATAATTTAGAAAATTCAGTTTGTAGTAATCAAGAGCATGGTCATGTTGACGGCCATACTTTGTCAGGGTCTGATGTCAAAGCATCCCAGTCTCTGGCTGATTCCAAAAGTAGTCATCCAAAACTTAGTTTAGGTGCTGAAGCCATGATAAATGGTTTTGCAGAGTCAGATACTACACGGGTGTCCATAGAACAGTCGTTGTCATCTGGACACTCACCAGAAGAAGACGCCTCAGCAAATGACATCCTATCTGATTCTCTCtcgggaaaaaacaaaaaaagattgaGTTGGTTTGGGAAGCGACAAGATTCCACCACGGAAAGTGAGTCATCGTCAGCTACTGAAAATGAAGATGAGACCCGACGGAAGGCCAGGTGGCTGTGGAGATCAGCTGTGCGCAAGTCCAAAGGACAAAGCAGCACAGCAAGTAAATCTGATCATGTCGTGCGAAGGACCTCATCTATTGAAAAGTTGAAATCAGGTTGA
- the LOC138000211 gene encoding stromal interaction molecule 1-like isoform X3, with amino-acid sequence MAISGIIYVLLHGLVLNGIFRGGQTRTGIDNLTDGEKLVFDAVTKIHLHLDDDRNGKVDLSESNEFMREELKVTDEDRHSHFHGDDDLISVEELWKSWVQSEVNKWSNKDVVDWLTNSVHLPQYAEVFHKAAINGSHIPRLAIENGLLQNELGIKDPKHRKKIGLRAMDIVLFGPPFISGHSFLKDVVVAFSVLVATVGCWMAVLQKRKAKEQMERMMKDMKILQQAEDGLQELQIRLAKAEDDHHMAITEKLDLEARLKEELQITKYEAQQLSQARVGTEEQMQRLKFAEEELAQVQQALKKAEKELEYQSWKAPSVLKQWLLITFDKETKHFHHKRTVALKQMKEAKEACERVKKKRGSLMGSLRLAHDLSIDEVDQKILSARSALADVTNDLEERQHRWSQIESLCGFQIMSQNSFGVGSAMRDRTGSAIAQALVNVANVAGVSSGRKISASASPWKALSDTKLMEHGNEDLPPTYSAATANIAIADSQILHGCP; translated from the exons ATGGCAATATCTGGCATCATTTACGTGCTTTTACATGGGCTAGTGTTAAATGGAATCTTCAGAGGAGGTCAAACTAGGACTG GAATAGACAATTTAACTGATGGTGAGAAGTTGGTCTTTGACGCTGTCACCAAAATACATCTTCACCTGGATGATGATAGAAATGGAAAAGTCGACTTGAGTGAATCCAATGAG TTCATGCGTGAAGAATTAAAAGTTACTGATGAGGACCGACACTCACACTTTCATGGTGATGATGATTTAATCTCTGTGGAGGAACTTTGGAAAAGCTGGGTTCAGAGTGAAG ttaacaaGTGGTCAAACAAAGATGTTGTCGACTGGCTTACAAATTCTGTTCATCTTCCACAATATGCTGAAGTCTTTCATAAAGCAGCTATCAATGGATCACATATACCACG GCTTGCCATTGAAAATGGTTTACTCCAAAATGAACTTGGGATAAAGGACCCAAAGCATCGCAAGAAGATTGGTTTACGTGCAATGGACATTGTTCTTTTTGGACCTCCATTCA TTTCAGGCCACAGTTTTTTGAAGGATGTGGTTGTAGCATTTTCTGTATTAGTTGCAACTGTGGGCTGCTGGATGGCTGTGCTGCAGAAACGCAAAGCAAAAGAGCAAATGGAGAGAATGATGAAAGACATGAAAATTCTCCAACAAGCTGAGGATGGTCTGCAAGAATTACAAATAAG ATTGGCTAAAGCTGAGGATGACCATCATATGGCTATAACAGAAAAACTTGACTTAGAGGCAAGGCTGAAGGAAGAACTGCAGATTACAAAg TATGAAGCACAGCAGTTATCACAAGCTCGGGTGGGAACAGAAGAACAAATGCAACGGTTGAAATTTGCAGAGGAAGAGCTAGCACAG GTTCAGCAAGCCCTTAAGAAGGCTGAAAAAGAGCTTGAGTACCAGTCCTGGAAAGCACCATCTGTTTTAAAGCAATGGCTCCTGATTACGTTTGATAAAGAAACCAAGCACTTCCATCACAAAAGAACTGTGGCACTAAAGCAGATGAAGGAAGCTAAAGAGGCT TGCGAAAGAGTAAAGAAGAAGCGTGGCAGCTTAATGGGTTCCCTTCGTCTGGCTCATGATCTGTCTATTGATGAAGTTGATCAGAAGATTCTCAGTGCAAG ATCAGCTCTTGCTGATGTCACCAACGACCTTGAAGAACGGCAGCACCGATGGTCTCAAATAGAATCCCTGTGTGGATTTCAGATCATGTCACAAAACTCATTTGGTGTTGGTAGTGCCATGCGTGATCGCACCGGATCAGCTATAGCACAAGCTCTTGTTAATGTTGCTAATGTGGCTGGAGTTAGTTCAGGCAGGAAAATCTCTGCTAGTGCAAGTCCTTGGAAAGCATTATCTGATACCAAACTAATGGAGCATGGCAATGAGGATTTGCCACCAACGTATTCCGCTGCAACTGCTAACATAGCTATTGCTGAT AGTCAGATACTACACGGGTGTCCATAG
- the LOC138000213 gene encoding uncharacterized protein: MPGDPTPKASSGGIIAYNHDSARGWNDPPTFAFANNTTGNKPKLDLRKRVSHQQALHGFQAPTQSPRTCDTNNGDNVVNGVAGLNLNGIKQPLNAPPPVTTASLVTNILSPPTPLAFTRSVSSPSFSSETVNTCAAPTHSQPPPPPLPSQGTVHARSTESLSGSLGQPLFDLKDHSFEPVRTAHSIRSNAEIDDHLDHQYSHSTPQIFHPITPPMATTPTVPSYQAAPPSFVPTLGHATPPPLVGHVTPPLYPVQGQSPILPMVPTQGGGVINQPIPGQSMTPPPPQGNHASHAGSLSAGSTPRSTSPSGQETKSNNVSTVDDIEGLKITMDALQDVIYKLQNTLEKRVADDIARRLQVMSKSWTSGKLSQGVKSRMIKLAKALDNGDAEEAHRIHLSLMVDYVAEVNQWMVAVKKLINLVQSSTAFPTQS; the protein is encoded by the exons ATGCCGGGCGATCCGACTCCTAAAG CATCTTCTGGAGGAATTATAGCCTACAATCATGATTCGGCTCGAGGATGGAATGACCCACCGACTTTTGCGTTTGCTAATAACACAACTGGCAACAAACCGAAGTTAGATTTGAGGAAGAGAGTGTCACACCAACAAGCCTTACACGGATTTCAGGCGCCTACACAAAGTCCACGGACGTGTGATACAAACAACGGAGACAATGTTGTAAATG GTGTGGCTGGTCTGAATCTCAATGGAATCAAGCAGCCACTTAATGCGCCACCACCAGTGACAACAGCATCTTTGGTTACAAACATTCTCAGTCCTCCAACTCCACTTGCTTTTACTAGAAGCGTATCTTCTCCTTCCTTCAGCAGTGAAACAGTTAACACATGTGCAGCTCCTACTCATTCacaaccaccaccaccaccactaccaagTCAAGGAACTGTGCATGCAAGATCTACTGAGAGTTTGTCAGGAAGTCTTGGTCAACCTCTGTTTGATTTAAAAGACCATAGTTTTGAACCAGTAAGAACTGCTCACAGCATTCGATCAAATGCTGAAATTGATGATCATTTAGATCACCAATACAGTCATTCCACTCCGCAAATTTTTCATCCAATCACTCCACCCATGGCAACTACTCCTACTGTGCCAAGTTATCAAGCTGCACCACCATCATTTGTTCCAACTTTAGGCCATGCTACCCCTCCCCCACTTGTTGGTCATGTAACACCGCCATTGTACCCTGTACAGGGTCAGAGCCCAATTCTGCCAATGGTACCAACTCAGGGAGGTGGAGTGATTAATCAGCCAATACCAGGTCAAAGTATGACACCACCACCTCCCCAAGGAAATCACGCATCACATGCAGGATCTTTAAGTGCAGGAAGCACTCCCCGGAGTACATCTCCCTCCGGTCAAGAGACAAAAAGCAACAATGTTAGCACAGTAGATGACATTGAAGGTctaaagataacaatggatgcCTTACAGGATGTTATCtacaaacttcaaaacactttggag AAAAGAGTTGCAGATGACATTGCAAGAAGGCTTCAGGTTATGTCTAAAAGCTGGACAAGTGGCAAACTAAGCCAAGGTGTTAAAAGCAGAATGATAAAGCTTGCAAAAg CACTAGATAATGGTGATGCAGAAGAGGCCCATCGCATTCATCTTTCTCTGATGGTAGACTATGTAGCTGAG GTTAATCAATGGATGGTAGCTGTCAAGAAATTGATCAATTTAGTTCAATCATCAACTGCATTCCCAACTCAATCCTGA